CGCAGCTGCGCGACTGGCTGACGGATCCGCACCGCATCCTCCCCGACACGGAGATGCCCACGTTCGCGTTCACGCCGAAGCAGGTCGAGGATCTGGCGGCCTTCCTGCGCGCTCCCCTGCCCCCCGTGGCCGCGGCGCCGCGCCCCCGCTACCAACCCAAGAAACTGGCGCGCGAGGTCCACTATCCAGAGGTGGCGAAGAAGCTCTCACGGCACCTCTGCTACCACTGTCACTCCGACATGCGGCGGCCCGGAGATCAGGGGCCGGGGAACTCGGGCGGGTTCGGCTACGACGGAGCCTCGCTCGACCTGGCCACGCGGGCCGGCTTCCTGCGAGGCATCAAGCGCGACGGCCAGTTCCGCGGGCTCCCGGACCGGTTGGAGGATGGGACGCCCCGCCTGGTGGCCGCGTTGCTCGCACGGCAGGGAGAGCTGGACGGGCACTTCCAGCCGGGAGTGCTGGGCATGCCCCTGGGCCTGCCGCCCATCCCCGAAGAGGACATCGATCTCATCTTCACGTGGATCGAACAGGGCGCGCCCGAATAGCTCCCTTGGCGCACTTTCCGTGGACTACCCTGGCCATGGGGATGAACCCGGGGGAGAGGTACGGCGCTTGAGCATTCGGAATGTCATCGTCATTGGAGGCACGGGCGACATCGGACGCGCCGTCGTCCACAAGCTGCGCGCGGAGGGCCTGCGCGTGGTGTGCGCCGCGAGTGACGTGACGACGGAGACGGCGGACTGCCTGCACGTGGATGTCACGCGCGAGGACTCCGTGATGGCGCTGTTCAAGCGGGCGGAGGCGGAGACGGGCCCCGTCGAGGTCCTGGTCAACTGCGCGGGCGTCGGAGTCTTCACGCCGCTCCACGAGACATCCCTCGAGGACTGGACGCGGACCCTGGACGTGAACCTCACGGGCACGTTCCTGTGCGCGCGCGAGGCCTTCCGGCGGATGAAGCCCCGGGGCGGCGGGCGGATCATCCACATCGGGTCCGTGAGCGACCACCTCACGCTGCCCATGAACGGGGCCTACGCCGCGACGAAACATGGCGTCCGGGGGCTGACGGGCGTCCTGAACGAGGAGGGCAAGGCGTTCGGCATCCGCGCCACGCTGCTTTCGCTCGGCGCCGTCTACACCGCCTTCTGGAAGTCGCGGCCGGAGTTCAGCCCGGCCGACATGCTCGCCGTGGAGGACGTGGCCCAGTGCATCTGGGAGATCGCGATCAAGCCTCCGAACGTGCGGGTCGACGAGATGCGCCTCGTCCCACCGCAGGGAGTCCTCTGATGCGGACGCAGCCGAAGGCACCGGTCGCCGTCGTCACCGGGGCCAGCCGGGGGATTGGAGCGGCCATCGCCACGCTGCTGTCCCGCAGCGGGTTCGAGGTGGTCCTGGTGTCCCGCGATGCCGCCGCGCTGGAGCAACTCCAGAACCAGCTGAGCGCGGCCGGGGGCCGTGCGTGGCCGCTGGCCTGCGACGTCGCGAACCGGGACGAGGTGGAGTCAGCGCTCGGCCGTCTCGAAGCGAAGGTGGGCGTGCCCCAGGTGCTCGTGAACAACGCGGGCATGGGTGGGCCGTTTCATCGCGCGGACGAGGTCAGCGTCGCCGAGTGGGACCTGCTGTTCGGCGTGAACGTGGAGGGAGTGCGCAACCTGTGTCAGTGGGCGTTGCCGCGAATGAAGACGGAAGGCCATGGGCGCATCGTGAACGTCGCGTCCATCATGGGCCTCTTCGGCGGCGCGCAGTCGTCCACCTACGCGGCCACCAAGCACGCGCTCGTGGGCTACTCGAAGGCCATCGCCGCGGAGTGGGGAGCGTACGGCATCACCTGCAACGCGGTCTGTCCTGGCTACATCGAGACGGACATGCTGGCGAAGGCCCCCTCCTCCTCACGCGAGCGCTTGCAGGAGCGAATCCCCGCGAAGCGCTTCGGGACGCCCGAGGAAGTCGCGGGCCTGGTGGCGTTCCTCGTGGGGCCCGCTGGCGGCTACGTCAACGGGAGCGCCCTGGTGATGGACGGTGGGCTGTCCTCACATCTGGCGTCAGACCTGCCGTCGTTCTGAGGCAGGAAGCAGCACCTGCTCCAGCAGCACGCGCAGCTCCTGCTCCAGCCCTGGCACCGAGGCGCAGCGAAGATTCCCCCCGCCCCGGAAGAGGGACAGCCCTTCGAAGAGGGCGACCAGCAGCGCCGCTCTGCGCTCCCTGCGCGCCGGGGTGGATTCGGGGGACAGCTCCCGCAGCAACTCCACGACGCCCGCGCGATAGCCGGCGTAGAAGACCGTGAGCGCGTCGGCCACCATCGCGTCTCTCGCGGCCATTGCCCACAGCTCCGCGAAGAACTGGCAGGCGTGCGGTGAGTCCTGGTCCTCCAGGATGGCGTCCACGGCGAGCCGGAGCCGCTGCGCCGGTTCACTTCCTCCGCCCGCCATCCGCTCACGGACTCGCTGGAGGGCCTGCTCCAGGTAGCGCGCCAGCAGTGCCCGCACCACGTCCTGCCGGGTGGGGAAGTAGTACTGGAGGTTCCCCAGGCTCAGCTCCGCGCGCTGGGCCACGGCGCGCAGACTGAGCCCCGCGTAGCCGTCACCGGCCAGGACCTCCAGGGTGGCGTCGAGGATGCGCTCCACGCGCTCGGTGCCCTTGGCGTGCACGGCGGTCCCCTTCCGGGGGCTCGCGGAGGGAAGTGTCCCGGGGGCCTTCTTGCTCGTGCGGCGAACCATCACGCCGCCTCGCGCGCCAGACGCTCGTCGATCCGGACCTCGACGCCACAGGCGCGCAGGGTGGCCAGCAGCTCCTCGGGCCGGGACTCATGCTCCGGGAACCACACGCCCGGGGGCGGCGGCGGCGCACCATCCAGTCCCAGGAGCCGCTCCGCGCCCAGCAATGCACCGATGGCGGTGAGGTGGGCCTGTCCCAGGGGATCCACGACCTCGATGCGGACCTGTCCCCGCTCGCCCTCCACGTCCGTCACAAACGCGGCTTCGCCCCCCGTGTTGCTGCCGGTGAGCAGCGTCCGGCGCAGGGGCGTCCAGCGGGGGTGCTGGAGCAGCCGCAGGATGCCCAGCCGCTGGAGCGCGACGAGCGTCCAGGTCGCGAAGCCCGAGTCGAAGCCCAGCCGCGTCGTCACCGTCCGCGCGCCCAGCACTCGGGGCAGCGTCGCCTGTTCGGGCGTGTCGAGCCGGAAGACCCGGGTGTGGCGTCCGTCGGAGAACCTTACCCGCCGGCCGTCCGTCAGCGGAAGCACCTGCCGCTCCTGTCCATCCTCCGTCACCTCGAAGGGCAGGCCCAGCCGGTCCATGTACTCCAACGAGTCCGGTCCGGCCTGATCCGCGAGCGCGAAGCGGATGGCCACCTCCACCCGCTCCAGGCGCCCCACCCTCCGGGCCGCCATCGCCACGAGGCGGGGAACCAGCCCCGCCATCCACGCGGAACCGAGCAACACCGGCGCGCCCGGCGTCGCACCGGAGAGCCGCAGCACGGTGGCCTTCACCCGCGAAGTCCACCGGGTGATGTCCAGCACAGGCACCCCGGCGCGCGAAGCCGCCAGCAGCAGCGTGTCCTCCGGGTCATTGACCAGGGACAGCACGGCCCGGGGCGTCCCTCCCAGCGCCGCCAGTGCCTGCGGTGAGCGGACATCCAGGGCAATGCCCTCCGCTCGCCCCAGACGCGCGGCCAGCTCCCGAGCGGGACCCTCCCGGCGCCCCGCGATGAGCAGTGGCAGGTCCGGGTGACGCTCCCGCAGCAAGGAGGCGAGCTGCGCCCCCACCACCCCATAGCCCCCCACCAGCACGACATGTCCCGCGGACTCCATGGCGACTCCCTTTCATGACACGCCATGGATATAGGTCACTTGACCTATTTTTTCATCACATTCGACTTCTCACGGGTAGTTGATTCGATGTCCAAGCCTTCGTCCTGGGTGTGCAGCACGCCAGTCCATCACGGTCCTCCTCTGACGCACGACTCCAACTCCCACGAGGTCACTTCAGACCGCCATGGCATCTGAATGACTCAGCGGCATTTTCCAAACACAGCCGATAGAGTGGCGAAATCCTTTCCTGTCGAACCTTTGAACGTTGGCGGGGAACACCTCCGGGAAAGGAGCAAAGTCCTCTCGCGGAGCACCAATGAATAGAAGACATGAAAACTGGCTCCGTTGCCTGACGGCGGCCTTGATGGTCGCACTGGCTGGGTGTGGTGGCTCGGAAGAAGCGCCGGACCGTGAGGTGGAGACCGCTACCGCACGCCAAGGCCTCACCTTGGTCAAGGTACCGAAGGCTTTGGCGGCTGGCGCCTATCACTCCTTGTTCTTGAACAGGAACGGAGAGGTGTGGGCGTGGGGCCAGAATGTCTTCGGTCAACTGGGAACTGGTGGCACCAGCGCAAACCAACCCCAACCCACCCGGGTGAATGGGCTGCCCCCCATCAAGTCCGTCGCGGCAGGCATCGCCCACTCATTGGCGCTGGATATGACCGGCAACGTGTGGGTCTGGGGACAGAACGGGAATGGCCAAGCAGGACTGGGCTCCATAGGAGGCACCCTGCTGGTTCCCACTCGCGTGGGAACGCTCTCCGGCATCCAATCCATCTCGGCCAACGGGAACTTCTCTCTCGCATTGGGGACGGATGGCCGGCTCTGGGCTTGGGGCCAGAACACGTCCGGTCAGATCGGGATCGGGCTCATCAGCGCCGCGGAGCCCATTCCTTCGGAGGTACTAGGTCTGCCTGCTGTCCGCGCCATGGCTGCGGGCGTGAACCATGCCCTCGCCCTGGATGAAGACGGCAAAGTCTGGGGATGGGGCCTGAACACCTCCGGCCAGGTCGGGCTCGGAACCATAAGCCCCACAGTCCTCAATCCGACTCAGGTGGCTGGGGTGCCTCAAGGCACAGCACTGGCTGCGGGCGCTGCTCACTCTCTTCTGGTGGATGAGCAGTTTGGGAACGTGTGGGCATGGGGACAGAATGCCTTTGGTCAAGTGGGAACAGGCAGCATCAGTTCGACGCCTGTCACTGCGCCTCACCCGGTTGATGGTGTGTTCGCAGTCACCGCCCTGGTCGCCGGACACAATAGTTCCTTTGCCATCATCGGAAATGGCTTGGCCAAAGCATGGGGGCACAATGCATCAGGGCAGCTTGGCAATGGGACCGTGGTCACCAGCGCATCGCCGGTGAGCGTGACGGGCGTCGTGGATGCGACCGCACTGGCGGCAGGGGCCCAACATGCATTGGCGCTTCGATCCGGGTGTCCAGTATGGGCATGGGGCAACAATGGCCAGGGACAGCTTGGCACGGGAAGCACCTCGACGACGCCGGCCACGTCCCCCGCATCGGCGCTCATCATCAACACATTCTACTTCGACGGTGACATGGACGGCTTCGGAGATGAATACCTCTCGGAGCAGTCATGCGAGCCGTCCCCTGGCTTCGTGGAGGAACTGGATTGTGACGACTACTCCGCGACCACGCACCCTGGCGCCATCGAGGCGTGCAACAGCGTGGACGACAACTGCGACGGCATCGTGGACGAAGAAAATCCGAGCGGCGGTGAAGCATGTACCACGGGCAGGCTGGGGGTGTGCTCGGCAGGTACGACGGCGTGCACCAGCGGGAGCGTGATTTGTCATCAGAACGTTGTCGCTTCCACGGAAGCCTGCGACCTGCTCGACAACGACTGCGACGGAGAGACAGACGAAGGCAATCCCGGGGGACTCGAACAATGCGAGACAGGATTACAGGGCGTATGCGGCGAGGGCGTAACGTACTGCACCCATGGAGCCATTGCGTGCGTTCAGAAACAGGCAGCAGCCATTGAAACCTGTGATGGCAAGGACAACGACTGCAACGGTCAGTCGGATGACGGGATCACCTTCCAGGCGTGGCACCTCGACCAGGACGGCGACCAGTACGGACTTTCATCCCAGTCGGTGCAAGCCTGCGCCCGCCCCTCCGGCTACAGCCCGAACGCAGGTGACTGCGACGACCTTCAGCCGAGCCTCAACCCCGGTGCGCCCGAGATTTGCGACGGGGTGGACAACAACTGTAACGGACAGGTGGATGAGGGGCTGCCCGCCCTGACTTGGTACCGCGACGAGGACGGCGACGGGTTCGGAAGTGCAAGCCAGTCGGTCCAGAGCTGCCGGCAGCCTGCGGGATATGTGGCGAACACTTCCGACTGCAATGACGCCAGCTCAGCCATCAGACCCGGCGCCGCTGAGGTTTGCGACGGCGTGGACAACGACTGCGACTCCCTGGTGGACGAGGGGATACCCAAGTCGACGTGGTACCGCGACGCGGATGGCGACGGCTTCGGCTACGCGACTCATGAGGCTCAAGACTGTCGGCAGCCAATAGGCTATGTCTCGAATGCAAGCGACTGCAATGACAGCAACGCGAACATTCAGCCGGGGGCCACGGAGGTGTGCGATGGCTTGGACAACGACTGCGACGCCCAGGTGGATGAAGGCGTAAAACTCAATTTCTACCGCGATGCAGATAGCGACACCT
The sequence above is drawn from the Corallococcus sp. NCRR genome and encodes:
- a CDS encoding SDR family oxidoreductase, encoding MSIRNVIVIGGTGDIGRAVVHKLRAEGLRVVCAASDVTTETADCLHVDVTREDSVMALFKRAEAETGPVEVLVNCAGVGVFTPLHETSLEDWTRTLDVNLTGTFLCAREAFRRMKPRGGGRIIHIGSVSDHLTLPMNGAYAATKHGVRGLTGVLNEEGKAFGIRATLLSLGAVYTAFWKSRPEFSPADMLAVEDVAQCIWEIAIKPPNVRVDEMRLVPPQGVL
- a CDS encoding TetR/AcrR family transcriptional regulator gives rise to the protein MVRRTSKKAPGTLPSASPRKGTAVHAKGTERVERILDATLEVLAGDGYAGLSLRAVAQRAELSLGNLQYYFPTRQDVVRALLARYLEQALQRVRERMAGGGSEPAQRLRLAVDAILEDQDSPHACQFFAELWAMAARDAMVADALTVFYAGYRAGVVELLRELSPESTPARRERRAALLVALFEGLSLFRGGGNLRCASVPGLEQELRVLLEQVLLPASERRQV
- a CDS encoding SDR family NAD(P)-dependent oxidoreductase — encoded protein: MRTQPKAPVAVVTGASRGIGAAIATLLSRSGFEVVLVSRDAAALEQLQNQLSAAGGRAWPLACDVANRDEVESALGRLEAKVGVPQVLVNNAGMGGPFHRADEVSVAEWDLLFGVNVEGVRNLCQWALPRMKTEGHGRIVNVASIMGLFGGAQSSTYAATKHALVGYSKAIAAEWGAYGITCNAVCPGYIETDMLAKAPSSSRERLQERIPAKRFGTPEEVAGLVAFLVGPAGGYVNGSALVMDGGLSSHLASDLPSF
- a CDS encoding saccharopine dehydrogenase family protein — protein: MESAGHVVLVGGYGVVGAQLASLLRERHPDLPLLIAGRREGPARELAARLGRAEGIALDVRSPQALAALGGTPRAVLSLVNDPEDTLLLAASRAGVPVLDITRWTSRVKATVLRLSGATPGAPVLLGSAWMAGLVPRLVAMAARRVGRLERVEVAIRFALADQAGPDSLEYMDRLGLPFEVTEDGQERQVLPLTDGRRVRFSDGRHTRVFRLDTPEQATLPRVLGARTVTTRLGFDSGFATWTLVALQRLGILRLLQHPRWTPLRRTLLTGSNTGGEAAFVTDVEGERGQVRIEVVDPLGQAHLTAIGALLGAERLLGLDGAPPPPPGVWFPEHESRPEELLATLRACGVEVRIDERLAREAA
- a CDS encoding RCC1 domain-containing protein; the protein is MVALAGCGGSEEAPDREVETATARQGLTLVKVPKALAAGAYHSLFLNRNGEVWAWGQNVFGQLGTGGTSANQPQPTRVNGLPPIKSVAAGIAHSLALDMTGNVWVWGQNGNGQAGLGSIGGTLLVPTRVGTLSGIQSISANGNFSLALGTDGRLWAWGQNTSGQIGIGLISAAEPIPSEVLGLPAVRAMAAGVNHALALDEDGKVWGWGLNTSGQVGLGTISPTVLNPTQVAGVPQGTALAAGAAHSLLVDEQFGNVWAWGQNAFGQVGTGSISSTPVTAPHPVDGVFAVTALVAGHNSSFAIIGNGLAKAWGHNASGQLGNGTVVTSASPVSVTGVVDATALAAGAQHALALRSGCPVWAWGNNGQGQLGTGSTSTTPATSPASALIINTFYFDGDMDGFGDEYLSEQSCEPSPGFVEELDCDDYSATTHPGAIEACNSVDDNCDGIVDEENPSGGEACTTGRLGVCSAGTTACTSGSVICHQNVVASTEACDLLDNDCDGETDEGNPGGLEQCETGLQGVCGEGVTYCTHGAIACVQKQAAAIETCDGKDNDCNGQSDDGITFQAWHLDQDGDQYGLSSQSVQACARPSGYSPNAGDCDDLQPSLNPGAPEICDGVDNNCNGQVDEGLPALTWYRDEDGDGFGSASQSVQSCRQPAGYVANTSDCNDASSAIRPGAAEVCDGVDNDCDSLVDEGIPKSTWYRDADGDGFGYATHEAQDCRQPIGYVSNASDCNDSNANIQPGATEVCDGLDNDCDAQVDEGVKLNFYRDADSDTYGRGSPLTACTQPVGYAERTGDCNDNNGSINPGALEVCDGLDNDCNGQTDDGLSMQTWYRDADGDTFGTSSSTRSYCSQPSGYVSVAGDCNDSSASANPGAAEICGDDIDNNCDGYADGYCGTWAFTGSMSMARMEHTMTLLPSGKVLIAGGSDYRNPLATAEVYDPATGTWSLTGALSMPRRTATATLLPSGKVLVAGGETSTAEVYAPGTGSWSSTGSMASPRSRHTATLLTSGKVLVVGGSGVSGHLATAELYDPATGAWTPTGSLSAARYAHTATLLPSGKVLVAGGFANGAYVSSAELYDSATGTWTATGNLPSGRYDHTATLLSSGKVLLAGGWVGSPGWPGATTLYDPATGSWTPYLNWHSYSRQSTTATLLPSGKVLLASGATGGNSGTIYDPRTDKWVPTVNLGSAREGHTAVLLPSGKVLVVGGSPKILQVTATAELFTP